A stretch of Microbulbifer sp. SAOS-129_SWC DNA encodes these proteins:
- the accC gene encoding acetyl-CoA carboxylase biotin carboxylase subunit, translating into MFDKILIANRGEIALRILRACKEMDITTVAVHSQVDRDLKHVRLADEAVCIGPNPSPQSYLNIPAIVSAMEITDSIAVHPGYGFLAENADFAEQVQKSGFTFIGPDADTIRLMGDKVSAIAAMKKAGVPTVPGSDGPLPEDGDRCLEIAKKIGFPVIIKAAAGGGGRGMRVVHTEAALLNAISVTKSEAGAAFGDSTVYMEKFLQNPRHVEIQVMSDGQGNAIHLGDRDCSLQRRHQKVLEEAPAPGIPDDVRQGVYDSCVQACVDIGYRGAGTFEFLYEDERFYFIEMNTRIQVEHPVTEMVTGVDLIKEQIRVCAGEKLSIKQEDIVIRGHAFECRINAEDPKTFFPCPGKVNNFHAPGGLGVRVDSHLYSGYSIPPNYDSMIAKVITHAEDRKSALARMRVALSELIVDGIKTNIPLQEELVRDEAFAEGGVNIHYLEKKLGL; encoded by the coding sequence ATGTTTGATAAAATATTGATCGCCAACCGCGGCGAGATTGCACTGCGTATCCTGCGCGCCTGTAAAGAGATGGACATCACCACCGTGGCGGTGCACTCGCAGGTGGACCGCGACCTTAAACACGTGCGCCTGGCAGACGAAGCCGTGTGTATCGGCCCCAACCCGTCGCCGCAGAGCTACCTGAATATTCCCGCGATTGTCTCCGCGATGGAGATCACCGACTCGATCGCGGTACATCCGGGTTACGGCTTCCTGGCGGAAAATGCCGATTTTGCCGAACAGGTTCAGAAAAGCGGATTCACCTTTATCGGCCCCGACGCCGACACCATCCGCCTGATGGGTGACAAGGTCTCCGCCATCGCCGCAATGAAAAAGGCCGGCGTCCCGACGGTACCCGGCTCCGACGGCCCGCTGCCCGAGGATGGCGACCGCTGCCTGGAAATTGCCAAGAAGATCGGCTTCCCGGTAATCATCAAAGCCGCCGCCGGCGGCGGCGGTCGCGGCATGCGCGTGGTGCACACCGAAGCGGCGCTGCTGAATGCCATTTCGGTGACCAAGTCCGAAGCCGGTGCCGCCTTCGGCGACAGCACCGTATATATGGAGAAGTTCCTGCAGAACCCGCGCCACGTGGAAATCCAGGTGATGTCCGACGGCCAGGGCAACGCCATCCACCTGGGTGACCGCGACTGCTCCCTGCAGCGCCGCCACCAGAAAGTGCTGGAGGAAGCACCCGCGCCGGGCATTCCCGACGATGTGCGCCAGGGGGTATACGACTCCTGCGTGCAGGCGTGTGTCGACATTGGCTACCGCGGTGCCGGTACCTTCGAGTTCCTGTACGAAGACGAGCGCTTCTACTTTATCGAGATGAACACCCGCATCCAGGTAGAGCACCCGGTTACCGAAATGGTCACCGGTGTCGACCTGATCAAGGAGCAGATCCGTGTCTGCGCCGGCGAGAAGCTGTCGATCAAACAGGAAGACATCGTCATCCGCGGCCACGCCTTCGAGTGCCGGATCAACGCCGAGGACCCGAAGACCTTCTTCCCCTGCCCGGGCAAGGTCAACAACTTCCACGCCCCCGGCGGCCTGGGCGTGCGCGTAGACTCGCACCTCTACTCCGGCTACTCGATTCCGCCCAACTACGACTCGATGATCGCCAAGGTGATCACCCACGCGGAAGACCGCAAATCGGCACTGGCGCGCATGCGCGTCGCCCTGTCAGAGCTGATCGTCGACGGCATCAAAACCAATATCCCGCTGCAGGAAGAACTGGTGCGGGACGAGGCGTTTGCCGAAGGTGGAGTGAATATTCACTATCTTGAGAAGAAGCTGGGGCTGTAA
- the accB gene encoding acetyl-CoA carboxylase biotin carboxyl carrier protein — protein MDIRKIKKLIELLEESDIGELEIKEGEESVRISRGISGAAQAAAPMFAAPAMPAPAPAPAPAAPQPAAAPAEAGDTVPALTGHPIKSPMVGTYYAAASPGAEPFIKVGQQVKVGDVVCIVEAMKMMNQIEADKAGTIDKILVEDGQPVEFDQPLVTIV, from the coding sequence ATGGATATCCGCAAAATTAAAAAACTGATTGAACTGCTCGAGGAATCGGATATCGGCGAGCTGGAAATCAAGGAAGGCGAAGAGTCCGTGCGCATCAGCCGCGGCATCAGCGGTGCAGCGCAGGCGGCGGCACCGATGTTCGCCGCCCCCGCCATGCCGGCGCCGGCACCGGCCCCCGCGCCAGCCGCCCCGCAGCCGGCCGCAGCACCGGCGGAAGCCGGCGACACGGTACCGGCACTGACCGGCCACCCGATCAAATCGCCGATGGTAGGCACCTACTATGCCGCCGCCAGCCCCGGCGCAGAGCCGTTTATCAAAGTGGGCCAGCAGGTCAAGGTTGGCGACGTGGTGTGCATCGTCGAGGCGATGAAAATGATGAACCAGATCGAGGCGGACAAAGCCGGCACCATCGACAAGATCCTGGTGGAAGACGGCCAGCCGGTAGAGTTCGACCAGCCGCTTGTGACCATCGTCTGA
- the aroQ gene encoding type II 3-dehydroquinate dehydratase, translating into MAKILLLHGPNLNLLGTREPQIYGATTLAEIDSAARAQCEAAGCEFACLQSNSEAELIDRVQAAMGEGVDFIVINPAAFTHTSVALRDALAAVAIPFIELHLSNPHAREPFRHHSYLSDLARGVICGFGAQSYTLAVQAAIHQIGAGANQ; encoded by the coding sequence ATGGCAAAAATTCTGCTGCTACACGGCCCCAATCTCAATCTGCTGGGCACCCGCGAACCGCAAATCTACGGCGCGACCACACTCGCCGAGATCGACAGTGCGGCGCGTGCGCAGTGCGAGGCCGCCGGCTGCGAGTTCGCGTGCCTGCAGAGCAACAGCGAGGCGGAGTTGATCGACCGCGTTCAGGCGGCGATGGGCGAAGGCGTGGATTTCATTGTGATCAATCCGGCCGCCTTCACCCACACCAGCGTGGCACTGCGCGATGCGCTGGCAGCTGTGGCCATTCCGTTTATCGAGCTGCACCTGTCCAACCCCCACGCGCGCGAGCCTTTTCGCCACCATTCTTATTTATCTGACCTGGCTCGGGGTGTGATCTGCGGCTTCGGCGCACAGAGCTACACCCTGGCCGTGCAGGCGGCCATTCACCAGATCGGTGCTGGCGCCAATCAATAA
- a CDS encoding protein-disulfide reductase DsbD, giving the protein MAALVFCFAATTYAAQDPFASQSFGTPEADEFLPVDQAYKQDFLFEPGGTDAIFQIAQGYYLYRDKLAIYRIDGEQKTPLTLALPAGENVWDDYYEKNTEVYRLQLEVPLTLPASTGPQELEVHYQGCADAGLCYPPQVRYFRLDTAAGSAAPIPAPTAGTPARANSASAAPTTGTTGTGDLTLPLAIALAFIGGLLLNLMPCVFPVLSIKVLAISHAAQHGGQRRAHGWAYSAGVVLSFVLIAALMLALRAGGEAIGWGFQLQSPWLVAALAYLFFAMGLSLSGLTEFGARLMGIGHNLSAEQGLRGSFATGALATLVASPCTAPLMGSALGYAVTQPAALALAVFGALGAGMAAPFLLLTYIPALAERLPRPGPWMDRLKQLLAFPMYLTAVWLLWVLGRQTGSDGMALALGGAVAVAFALWLWPRSQWHWGRGAVALAALLLALLLLPQLSTMRAAAPQDSDYWQAYSAARLDDARNAGHPVLANMTAAWCITCLANEKAVLSSDAVSDTIDQLGVVALKGDWTNQDPEISQLLARYGRTSVPLYLLYPAGGGEPQILPQVLTRDGLIRALNAAAQQGERATAGTIDTPAADGAPL; this is encoded by the coding sequence GTGGCAGCGTTGGTATTTTGCTTTGCCGCCACCACTTATGCCGCGCAGGATCCCTTCGCCAGCCAATCGTTTGGCACGCCCGAGGCCGACGAGTTCCTGCCGGTGGATCAGGCCTACAAACAGGATTTCCTGTTCGAGCCCGGCGGCACCGATGCCATTTTCCAGATCGCGCAGGGCTATTACCTCTATCGCGACAAGCTCGCCATTTATCGTATCGACGGCGAACAAAAGACCCCGCTGACACTGGCACTGCCCGCGGGCGAAAACGTCTGGGACGATTACTACGAGAAAAACACCGAGGTGTACCGGCTCCAGCTGGAAGTCCCGCTGACCCTGCCGGCGAGCACGGGACCGCAGGAACTGGAAGTGCACTATCAGGGCTGTGCCGATGCCGGCCTGTGCTACCCGCCACAGGTGCGCTATTTCCGCCTCGATACTGCCGCGGGCAGCGCCGCACCGATACCCGCACCCACCGCCGGCACACCGGCGCGGGCGAACAGCGCGTCGGCGGCACCGACTACGGGTACTACGGGAACTGGCGACCTGACCCTGCCGCTGGCCATCGCGCTGGCGTTTATCGGTGGCCTGCTGCTGAACCTGATGCCGTGTGTGTTCCCGGTACTGTCGATCAAGGTACTGGCCATCAGCCACGCCGCGCAGCACGGTGGACAGCGCCGCGCCCACGGCTGGGCCTACAGCGCCGGCGTGGTATTGAGTTTCGTGCTGATCGCCGCACTGATGCTGGCACTGCGCGCCGGTGGCGAAGCAATCGGCTGGGGCTTCCAGCTGCAGTCGCCGTGGCTGGTAGCGGCACTGGCCTACCTGTTTTTTGCCATGGGCCTGAGCCTGTCCGGGCTGACCGAATTCGGCGCACGCCTGATGGGCATCGGCCACAACCTCAGCGCCGAGCAGGGCCTGCGCGGCTCCTTCGCCACCGGGGCACTGGCGACGCTGGTGGCCAGCCCGTGTACCGCGCCGTTAATGGGGTCGGCGCTGGGCTATGCCGTGACCCAGCCCGCGGCCCTCGCGCTGGCCGTTTTCGGCGCACTGGGCGCAGGTATGGCCGCACCTTTCCTGCTACTGACTTATATTCCCGCGCTGGCTGAACGCCTGCCGCGCCCCGGCCCCTGGATGGACCGCCTCAAACAGCTGCTGGCCTTCCCCATGTACCTGACCGCGGTGTGGTTGCTGTGGGTACTGGGGCGCCAGACCGGCAGCGACGGCATGGCGCTGGCGCTCGGCGGCGCGGTGGCGGTGGCCTTCGCGCTGTGGCTGTGGCCGCGCAGCCAGTGGCACTGGGGGCGCGGTGCCGTGGCGCTGGCGGCACTGCTGCTGGCCCTGCTGTTGCTGCCACAGCTTTCGACCATGCGCGCTGCCGCGCCGCAGGACTCCGATTACTGGCAGGCCTACTCCGCCGCGCGCCTGGACGATGCCCGCAATGCGGGTCACCCGGTACTGGCCAATATGACCGCGGCCTGGTGCATCACCTGTCTCGCCAACGAGAAGGCGGTACTGTCCAGCGACGCCGTCAGCGACACCATCGACCAGCTGGGCGTCGTCGCCCTGAAGGGGGACTGGACCAACCAGGACCCGGAAATCAGTCAGCTGCTGGCCCGCTACGGTCGCACCAGCGTGCCCCTGTACTTGCTCTATCCCGCGGGCGGCGGGGAACCGCAGATATTGCCCCAGGTGCTCACCCGCGACGGCCTGATCCGTGCGCTCAACGCCGCTGCGCAGCAGGGAGAGCGCGCCACTGCCGGCACAATCGACACCCCCGCCGCCGACGGTGCGCCTTTATAG
- a CDS encoding N-acetylglucosaminyltransferase — protein MLLALWLGGCVTTPAPVPRAVPLPKPQKPAGPTPEEVRQRNIAFLLGRAEQAQQRGHLTQPAGASAYDYYLRVRQLDSDNRRARSGIQSIVIELVARARDALRRRAFGEVNGYLRSAEALAPGSPLVAEVRKQLARERSRAGSQVPSGDEVPLPAGPLASRAESVVQLLRGAAERIRVDGLRVIIVARNDAEGRWVYQQLRDAVMGYRVRGDIRIGSPPRLILMQPTGGN, from the coding sequence TTGCTCCTGGCCCTGTGGTTGGGTGGCTGTGTCACCACGCCGGCGCCGGTGCCGCGCGCGGTGCCGCTGCCCAAGCCGCAGAAACCCGCCGGCCCCACGCCGGAGGAAGTGCGCCAGCGCAATATCGCTTTCCTGCTCGGACGCGCCGAGCAAGCCCAGCAGCGCGGACACCTGACCCAGCCCGCCGGTGCCAGCGCCTATGATTACTACCTGCGGGTCAGGCAGCTGGATTCGGATAACCGCCGCGCCCGCAGTGGCATCCAGTCGATCGTGATCGAGTTGGTGGCGCGGGCCCGCGACGCATTGCGGCGCCGCGCCTTTGGCGAGGTCAACGGCTACCTGCGCAGCGCCGAGGCGCTGGCCCCGGGCAGCCCGCTGGTGGCGGAAGTGCGGAAACAGCTGGCCCGCGAGCGCAGCCGCGCCGGCAGCCAGGTCCCCAGCGGTGATGAAGTGCCGCTGCCGGCGGGGCCGCTGGCGTCACGGGCCGAATCGGTGGTGCAATTGCTGCGTGGCGCCGCCGAGCGCATTCGCGTCGATGGCCTGCGGGTCATTATTGTGGCCCGTAACGACGCCGAGGGCCGTTGGGTCTATCAGCAGTTGCGCGATGCAGTCATGGGTTACCGGGTGCGCGGCGACATCCGCATCGGTTCGCCGCCGCGACTGATTCTGATGCAGCCGACCGGGGGCAACTGA
- a CDS encoding copper chaperone PCu(A)C, whose translation MQRWQWIAGVLLVGLAWLGCAAAQATTALDVSGYARETPPGATMSAAYLSLRNSGKAPRRLVAVTLPDRDGAAAALHTTVVDDGINRMRPLAQLAIPAGATVAMAPGGVHLMLRGVRLQAGEQLSLRLHFANGSERNIRVPVRGPQGGGHKHG comes from the coding sequence ATGCAGCGATGGCAGTGGATAGCGGGTGTGCTGTTAGTGGGACTGGCCTGGCTGGGGTGCGCCGCGGCGCAGGCCACAACCGCTCTGGATGTCAGTGGCTATGCGCGCGAAACCCCGCCCGGAGCGACAATGAGCGCCGCCTATTTATCCCTGCGTAATAGTGGCAAGGCACCACGCCGGCTTGTCGCGGTAACGCTGCCGGACCGCGACGGCGCCGCGGCGGCGCTGCACACTACGGTCGTCGACGACGGGATCAACCGCATGCGCCCGCTGGCGCAATTGGCCATTCCTGCCGGTGCTACCGTGGCGATGGCACCGGGTGGCGTTCACCTGATGTTGCGTGGTGTGCGATTACAAGCCGGCGAACAACTGTCGTTGCGCCTGCACTTTGCCAACGGCAGCGAGCGGAATATCCGCGTGCCGGTGCGCGGCCCACAGGGTGGCGGCCACAAGCACGGTTGA
- a CDS encoding YajG family lipoprotein, with translation MKKLLTIVGACALAACAHSPLQIQVRPQVQVAPDNIGAGRTISVQGVNKLPGGGLGSLGGIYSNSSQVRLANNVEDAMATSLRDGFTSWNFRPVDGNAQVQVTANLTGLSYNSPNTLVTSKVDTTAEVQLAVKIGGATYYGNYRSKGRDRNLINPNKDEVESRVNNLLSVTLQRAFADEKLKNFLRTH, from the coding sequence ATGAAAAAACTGCTTACGATTGTGGGCGCCTGTGCCCTGGCCGCCTGCGCCCACAGCCCGCTGCAGATTCAGGTGCGCCCGCAAGTGCAGGTGGCGCCGGACAATATCGGTGCCGGGCGCACCATTAGCGTTCAGGGTGTCAACAAATTACCCGGCGGCGGCCTCGGCTCGCTCGGCGGCATCTACTCGAACTCGTCGCAGGTGCGCCTGGCCAACAATGTCGAGGATGCCATGGCGACCTCCCTGCGCGACGGCTTCACCAGCTGGAACTTCCGTCCGGTCGACGGCAACGCGCAGGTGCAGGTGACCGCGAACCTGACCGGCCTCAGTTACAACAGCCCCAATACGCTGGTGACCAGCAAGGTGGATACCACCGCTGAGGTGCAGCTGGCGGTAAAAATCGGCGGTGCCACTTACTATGGCAACTACCGCTCCAAGGGGCGCGATCGCAACCTGATCAACCCGAACAAGGACGAGGTCGAATCGCGCGTCAACAACCTGTTGAGTGTGACGCTGCAGCGCGCCTTCGCCGATGAGAAGCTGAAAAATTTCTTGCGTACCCACTGA
- a CDS encoding EAL domain-containing protein, producing MTEFDPKSVEYVGLLEQVADELMPGAELSLAAAEAALGEIADGVIVTDASGRVTYSNPLISEMTGDLVGLLPGQKLNDTLLLYDRDGARLPPILPDDDGDAAAALPAKREFAACLLRPEREPQLLDISVQVQAVCDGPRLQHYVLVLRNTSAARRISSRLSWQTSHDPLTRLPNRQYFESELQLAVTQCLDRRQHHVLLYLDVYQFKVINDTLGYAAGDQLLVQLVTQLQRCLSSADLFARVGSDEFAILLRDCTVEEARRVVVRLREAVQKFAFHWEGNDSRVAISIGAVAVDRHAPPAGQLLASANDACCAARDQGRNRVKLFSDSRKVLEKRRQTTWVAEIHAALREDRLLLYRQPVVALRDHLRVHHYEILVRMRGRDGSVISPGLFLPAAERYGLIEEVDRWVIRRIFGYMAREQRHTGGGLSYAINISGLSLGDETFADFVLHELTEAGVAPSRVQFEITETSAINNLERALIFIHKLRAAGCSFALDDFGRGVSSLAYLRQLPVDYLKIDGSFVRNMLDDEIDSAMVSTVDHLAKHMGISTIAEYAETPELLEKLRLMGVDYAQGFGIAAASSLPEICDPRSPQS from the coding sequence TTGACTGAGTTTGATCCGAAATCTGTCGAATACGTCGGCCTGCTGGAGCAGGTCGCGGACGAGCTGATGCCGGGCGCGGAGCTCAGCCTGGCCGCGGCGGAGGCGGCACTCGGCGAAATTGCCGACGGTGTGATCGTCACTGACGCCAGCGGCCGCGTCACCTACAGTAATCCGCTGATCAGTGAAATGACCGGTGATCTGGTGGGCCTGCTGCCCGGCCAGAAGCTCAATGACACCCTGCTGCTTTACGACCGTGACGGCGCGCGCTTGCCGCCGATACTGCCGGATGACGACGGCGATGCCGCTGCGGCCCTGCCCGCCAAGCGCGAATTTGCCGCCTGCCTGTTGCGGCCCGAGCGCGAGCCGCAACTGCTGGATATCTCGGTGCAGGTGCAGGCGGTGTGCGATGGGCCGAGGCTGCAACATTATGTTCTGGTACTGCGCAATACCTCCGCCGCACGCCGTATCTCCTCCCGCCTCAGCTGGCAGACCAGCCACGACCCCCTCACCCGCCTGCCCAACCGCCAGTACTTCGAAAGCGAACTGCAATTGGCGGTGACCCAGTGCCTGGATCGGCGCCAGCATCATGTACTGCTGTACCTGGATGTCTACCAGTTCAAGGTGATCAACGACACGCTCGGCTACGCGGCCGGCGATCAGCTGCTGGTGCAGCTGGTGACGCAGCTGCAGCGCTGCCTGTCGAGTGCCGACCTGTTTGCGCGGGTGGGCAGTGACGAATTCGCCATACTGCTGCGCGACTGTACCGTGGAGGAGGCGCGTCGGGTGGTGGTGCGCCTGCGCGAGGCGGTGCAGAAGTTTGCCTTCCACTGGGAGGGCAACGACAGCCGTGTGGCGATTTCCATCGGTGCGGTGGCGGTGGACCGCCACGCGCCGCCGGCCGGCCAGCTGCTCGCGTCCGCCAACGACGCCTGCTGCGCTGCCCGCGACCAGGGGCGCAATCGGGTCAAGCTGTTCAGCGATTCGCGCAAGGTATTGGAGAAGCGCCGCCAGACCACCTGGGTGGCGGAGATACACGCGGCCCTGCGCGAGGACCGCCTGCTGCTCTACCGCCAGCCGGTGGTGGCGCTGCGGGACCATCTGCGGGTGCACCACTACGAGATACTGGTGCGCATGCGCGGGCGCGACGGCAGCGTGATTTCGCCGGGATTGTTCCTGCCCGCGGCGGAGCGCTACGGCCTGATCGAAGAGGTGGATCGCTGGGTGATCCGCCGGATTTTCGGCTATATGGCCCGCGAACAGCGCCACACCGGCGGGGGACTCAGTTACGCGATCAACATTTCCGGGCTCAGCCTCGGCGATGAGACGTTTGCCGACTTCGTCCTGCACGAACTGACGGAGGCCGGCGTTGCGCCTTCGCGGGTGCAGTTCGAGATTACCGAGACCAGTGCCATCAACAACCTGGAGCGCGCGCTGATCTTTATCCACAAGCTGCGCGCCGCCGGCTGCAGCTTTGCTCTCGACGATTTTGGTCGCGGTGTTTCGTCGCTGGCCTACCTGCGCCAGTTGCCGGTGGACTACCTGAAGATCGACGGCAGTTTCGTGCGCAATATGCTCGACGACGAGATCGACAGCGCCATGGTCAGCACCGTCGACCACCTGGCCAAGCACATGGGCATCAGCACCATCGCCGAATATGCGGAGACGCCGGAGCTGCTGGAAAAGCTGCGCCTGATGGGCGTGGATTACGCCCAGGGTTTCGGTATCGCCGCCGCCTCCAGCCTGCCGGAAATCTGCGATCCGCGCTCCCCGCAGTCCTGA
- a CDS encoding adenosine kinase, giving the protein MQQYDLYGIGAALLDTEIEVSDRDLQTLGVDKGVMTLVDDARQQQLVADLRDHLVTAKRACGGSAANTVIAASYFGLRTFYSCKVAADDNGDFYRADLASAGVAYPAALQRADGGTTGKCLVLITPDAERSMNTYLGISEQLSVAELDLEALRASRWAYIEGYQVSSSSGRAAAIALRKQAEQCGVKTALSLSDPAMVHLFRDGLQEMIGAGVDLLFCNRDEALAFTGTESVDAAAAALRDYCRSFAITLGGDGALLWDGERQHRVNAPKVHAIDTNGAGDMFAGAFLYGLNREQPFSEAGELACRAAAQVVSQYGPRLRAEQHAELLTPA; this is encoded by the coding sequence ATGCAACAGTATGATCTCTACGGCATCGGCGCCGCCCTGCTCGACACGGAAATCGAAGTCAGCGACCGCGACCTGCAGACGCTCGGCGTCGACAAGGGAGTCATGACGCTGGTGGACGATGCGCGCCAGCAGCAACTGGTTGCAGACCTGCGGGACCATCTGGTCACCGCCAAGCGTGCCTGTGGCGGCTCCGCCGCCAACACCGTGATCGCCGCCAGCTACTTCGGGCTGCGCACCTTCTATTCCTGCAAGGTGGCCGCCGACGACAACGGCGACTTTTACCGCGCCGACCTGGCCAGCGCCGGTGTCGCCTACCCGGCCGCGCTGCAGCGAGCCGACGGCGGCACCACCGGCAAATGCCTGGTGCTGATCACCCCCGATGCCGAACGCAGCATGAATACCTATCTCGGCATCAGCGAGCAGCTGTCGGTAGCAGAGCTGGACCTGGAGGCGCTGCGCGCATCGCGCTGGGCCTACATCGAGGGTTACCAGGTATCCTCAAGCAGCGGACGCGCCGCCGCCATCGCCCTGCGCAAGCAGGCGGAGCAGTGTGGCGTAAAAACCGCGCTCAGCCTCTCCGACCCCGCCATGGTGCATCTGTTCCGCGACGGCCTGCAGGAAATGATCGGCGCCGGGGTCGACCTGCTGTTCTGCAATCGCGACGAGGCGCTCGCCTTCACCGGCACCGAGTCGGTGGATGCCGCCGCCGCAGCGCTGCGCGACTACTGCCGCAGTTTTGCCATCACCCTCGGCGGCGACGGCGCACTGCTGTGGGACGGCGAACGCCAGCACCGGGTGAACGCCCCCAAGGTACACGCCATCGATACCAATGGTGCCGGCGACATGTTTGCCGGCGCCTTCCTCTACGGCCTCAACCGCGAACAACCATTTTCCGAGGCCGGTGAGCTGGCCTGCCGCGCCGCCGCCCAGGTGGTGAGCCAATACGGCCCGCGGCTGCGCGCGGAGCAGCACGCAGAGCTGCTGACGCCGGCTTAA